The following proteins come from a genomic window of Microbacterium lemovicicum:
- the serS gene encoding serine--tRNA ligase, whose translation MIDPLLLRDTPEIVRESQIARGLSPETVDAAIAADRDRRAAITAFEELRAAQNAHGKTVAKASKDDKPALVAAAKELSEQVKQAQHAVTAAEDVATAAMAEIENIVIEGVPAGGEDDFITLRTHGEPPAFDFTPRDHLELGELLGAIDMERGTKVSGSRFYFLTGIGARLEIALMNLALDRALQAGFTPMIPPTLVRPEVMQGTGFLGKHSAEVYHLEDQDMYLVGTSEVPLAGYHMGEILDVANGPKRYAGWSTCYRSEAGSYGKDTRGIIRVHQFNKLEMFVYTTPEAAEEEHLRLVGLQEQMLQDLGLSYRVIDVAAGDLGSSAARKYDVEAWVPTQDAYRELTSTSNCTTYQARRLDIRHRPAVEAGAAPAKPTPVATLNGTLATTRWIVALLETHQRADGSVTVPEVLRPFLGGLDVLEPIA comes from the coding sequence GTGATCGATCCACTGCTCCTGCGCGACACGCCCGAGATCGTTCGCGAGTCCCAGATCGCCCGCGGCCTGTCTCCCGAGACCGTCGACGCGGCCATCGCCGCCGACCGCGACCGCCGGGCCGCCATCACCGCGTTCGAAGAGCTGCGCGCGGCGCAGAACGCGCACGGCAAGACGGTCGCGAAGGCGTCCAAGGACGACAAGCCCGCGCTCGTCGCAGCGGCCAAGGAGCTCAGCGAGCAGGTCAAGCAGGCGCAGCACGCGGTGACCGCCGCGGAGGATGTCGCGACCGCGGCCATGGCCGAGATCGAGAACATCGTCATCGAGGGCGTGCCCGCCGGCGGCGAGGACGACTTCATCACGCTCCGCACCCACGGCGAGCCGCCGGCGTTCGACTTCACGCCCCGCGACCACCTGGAGCTCGGCGAGCTGCTCGGCGCGATCGACATGGAGCGCGGCACCAAGGTGTCGGGCAGCCGCTTCTACTTCCTCACCGGCATCGGCGCGCGCCTCGAGATCGCGCTGATGAACCTCGCCCTCGACCGTGCCCTGCAGGCCGGCTTCACTCCGATGATCCCGCCGACGCTCGTGCGTCCGGAGGTCATGCAGGGCACCGGGTTCCTCGGCAAGCACTCGGCCGAGGTCTACCACCTCGAGGATCAGGACATGTACCTCGTCGGCACGAGCGAGGTGCCGCTCGCCGGCTACCACATGGGCGAGATCCTCGATGTGGCGAACGGCCCCAAGCGCTACGCCGGCTGGTCGACCTGCTACCGCAGCGAGGCGGGCTCGTACGGCAAGGACACCCGCGGCATCATCCGCGTGCACCAGTTCAACAAGCTCGAGATGTTCGTCTACACGACGCCCGAGGCGGCGGAGGAGGAGCACCTGCGCCTCGTCGGCCTCCAGGAGCAGATGCTCCAGGACCTCGGCCTGTCGTACCGTGTCATCGACGTGGCGGCGGGCGACCTCGGCTCCAGCGCTGCCCGCAAGTACGACGTCGAGGCCTGGGTGCCCACGCAGGATGCCTACCGCGAGCTGACCAGCACGAGCAACTGCACCACGTACCAGGCGCGCCGGCTCGACATCCGCCACCGGCCGGCCGTCGAGGCGGGCGCCGCTCCGGCGAAGCCGACACCGGTCGCCACGCTCAACGGCACCCTCGCGACGACCCGGTGGATCGTCGCCCTCCTCGAGACGCATCAGCGGGCCGACGGCTCGGTGACGGTGCCCGAGGTGCTGCGGCCGT
- a CDS encoding diacylglycerol/lipid kinase family protein, whose product MANGPDDVSADRVPPADVEPPLRRAALVYNPIKVDAEQLRSAVTRLSAEAGWDEPLFFETTVEDLGDGVTRRALAEKVDAVLVAGGDGTVRAVSEAVCGSDVPLTIVPSGTGNLLARNLFLPLGDPETMIRATFEGDHLPIDVGFAALQRSDGSSIEHAFVVMGGMGLDAAMIANTSGDLKKKVGWIAYVDGAARSLAKATPFRIMYQIPGRKLHSARVQSILVANCGSLPAGLELIPGASVSDGELDVAIFAPKNFFGWFLVWRRVAWDNSFLRRFRAGRQVLALRTRDSTVIYSRGQGIELQAESAQAVQLDGDEFGEATRIRVRLVAGGIIAALPAGHDTSRL is encoded by the coding sequence ATGGCGAACGGTCCCGACGACGTGTCGGCCGATCGCGTGCCTCCCGCCGATGTCGAGCCGCCGCTGCGTCGCGCCGCCCTCGTCTACAACCCGATCAAGGTCGACGCGGAGCAGCTGCGCTCCGCGGTCACGCGCCTGTCGGCCGAGGCGGGCTGGGACGAGCCGCTCTTCTTCGAGACCACGGTCGAGGACCTCGGGGACGGGGTCACCCGCCGGGCCCTCGCCGAGAAGGTCGATGCGGTGCTCGTCGCCGGCGGTGACGGGACGGTGCGGGCCGTGTCGGAGGCCGTGTGCGGGTCCGACGTGCCGCTCACGATCGTGCCGAGCGGCACCGGAAACCTCCTGGCCCGCAACCTCTTCCTGCCGCTCGGCGACCCCGAGACGATGATCCGCGCCACGTTCGAGGGCGACCACCTGCCCATCGACGTGGGCTTCGCCGCCCTCCAGCGCTCGGACGGCAGCTCCATCGAGCACGCCTTCGTCGTGATGGGCGGCATGGGGCTCGACGCCGCGATGATCGCCAACACCAGCGGCGACCTCAAGAAGAAGGTCGGCTGGATCGCCTACGTCGACGGCGCGGCGCGCTCCCTCGCGAAGGCCACGCCGTTTCGGATCATGTACCAGATCCCCGGCCGCAAGCTCCACTCGGCCCGCGTGCAGAGCATCCTCGTGGCCAACTGCGGATCGCTGCCCGCCGGCCTCGAGCTCATCCCCGGTGCGTCCGTCTCGGACGGCGAGCTCGACGTCGCCATCTTCGCGCCGAAGAACTTCTTCGGATGGTTCCTCGTCTGGCGCCGCGTCGCGTGGGACAACAGCTTCCTGCGCCGCTTCCGCGCCGGCCGTCAGGTGCTGGCGCTGCGGACGCGGGACAGCACCGTCATCTACTCCCGAGGCCAGGGCATCGAGCTGCAGGCCGAGAGCGCGCAGGCGGTGCAGCTCGACGGCGACGAGTTCGGCGAGGCGACACGCATCCGCGTGCGTCTCGTCGCCGGCGGCATCATCGCCGCCCTGCCCGCCGGTCACGACACCTCCCGTCTCTGA
- a CDS encoding DUF559 domain-containing protein, whose product MSRPAPLPNGLPTAFTTRDALAAGVSRERLRRADLRAPRWGVRTTTDAASLAGLPPWEAAETRHLEAAASERLRLGGRACFSHVTAAIVHGMPLRSERLHPATLHVSVRIEAADARRRRTGVVVHPTLGGGDVLLVRGLPVTSALQTWADLSSILGLDELIEIGDWLVQRQHPLASIDDLRLAVVRHAGRHGVPRLRAALELVRPRTDSLRETQVRLILVRAGLPEPVVNASVRDRVGRHVKWGDLVYERERVLVEYDGGQHRTDERQYAKDADDIERLVLDGWVIVRLRKEHLRAPDAIAARVRAALQRR is encoded by the coding sequence ATGTCGCGACCTGCACCGCTGCCGAATGGACTGCCCACCGCGTTCACCACCCGAGACGCCCTCGCCGCCGGGGTGTCTCGGGAGCGCCTGAGGCGTGCGGATCTGCGCGCTCCGCGCTGGGGCGTCAGGACGACGACGGATGCCGCATCCCTCGCCGGTCTGCCGCCGTGGGAGGCTGCGGAGACACGCCATCTCGAAGCCGCCGCGTCAGAGCGGTTACGGCTCGGTGGCCGCGCGTGCTTCAGCCACGTGACCGCCGCGATCGTGCACGGCATGCCGCTCCGATCCGAGCGGCTGCATCCGGCGACTCTGCATGTGAGTGTGCGGATCGAGGCGGCCGATGCCCGGCGCCGTCGCACAGGCGTCGTGGTCCACCCCACCCTGGGCGGTGGCGATGTTCTGCTCGTTCGGGGGCTGCCCGTCACCTCAGCACTGCAGACCTGGGCCGACCTCTCCTCGATTCTCGGCCTGGACGAGCTGATCGAGATCGGCGATTGGCTCGTGCAGCGGCAGCACCCGCTGGCGTCCATCGACGACCTCAGGCTCGCCGTCGTGCGACACGCGGGACGCCATGGGGTTCCGCGACTTCGAGCCGCTCTCGAGCTCGTGCGCCCGCGGACCGACTCGCTCCGCGAGACGCAGGTCAGGCTGATCCTGGTGCGTGCTGGACTCCCGGAGCCGGTGGTGAACGCGTCCGTGCGCGACCGCGTGGGGCGGCACGTCAAGTGGGGCGATCTCGTCTATGAACGCGAGCGCGTGCTGGTGGAGTACGACGGCGGGCAGCATCGCACCGACGAGCGCCAGTACGCGAAGGACGCCGACGACATCGAACGCCTCGTCCTCGACGGGTGGGTGATCGTCCGTCTGCGCAAGGAGCACCTGCGCGCGCCCGATGCCATCGCCGCGCGGGTCCGCGCCGCCCTGCAGCGCCGATGA
- a CDS encoding cryptochrome/photolyase family protein, producing the protein MTSPSIVWFRDDLRLADHPALRAALDRDEPVIGLYVLDDESPGIRPLGGAARWWLHHSLTSLAERLRERGSTLVLRRGPAEKVVAELARDAGAGAVFWNRRYGQPERDIDAALKTALRDDGLTAQSFAASVLFEPWTVATGSGTPYSVYTPFWRACLALPTPREPLPEPLSIPGVSKAPPSDDLESWELLPQHPDWAAGLREMWEPGEPAARRRLHEFLTEDSSSYEAARNTPSAGATSLLSPRLRWGELSPHTIWHESVQAGVGGMFLSELGWREFAWHTLFHFPDLATKNLRRDFDAFPWPTPDPEHLSAWQQGRTGFAIVDAGMRELWQTGYMHNRVRMVTASFLIKNLLIDWRIGEEWFWDTLVDADGASNSFNWQWVAGSGADAAPYFRIFNPELQAKKFDPASRYIAEWAPDHVSDSPPPQIVDLGETRKAALQAYEAVKGASRR; encoded by the coding sequence ATGACGAGTCCGTCCATCGTGTGGTTCCGTGACGACCTCCGGCTCGCCGACCACCCCGCCCTGCGCGCCGCCCTCGACCGCGACGAGCCGGTGATCGGGCTGTACGTGCTCGACGACGAGAGCCCCGGCATCCGTCCCCTCGGCGGCGCCGCCCGCTGGTGGCTGCACCACTCGCTCACCTCACTGGCGGAGCGGCTGCGCGAGCGCGGGTCGACGCTGGTGCTGCGCCGGGGGCCCGCCGAGAAGGTCGTCGCCGAGCTGGCGCGGGATGCGGGAGCGGGAGCCGTGTTCTGGAACCGTCGCTACGGTCAGCCCGAGCGCGATATCGACGCGGCGCTGAAGACCGCGCTGCGCGACGACGGCCTGACGGCGCAGTCCTTCGCCGCGTCCGTGCTGTTCGAGCCGTGGACGGTCGCGACCGGATCGGGCACTCCGTATTCCGTCTACACCCCGTTCTGGCGCGCATGCCTCGCGCTGCCGACGCCCCGCGAGCCCCTCCCGGAGCCGCTGTCGATCCCCGGCGTCTCGAAGGCTCCGCCCTCGGACGACCTGGAGTCGTGGGAGCTGCTGCCGCAGCACCCGGATTGGGCGGCCGGTCTGCGCGAGATGTGGGAGCCGGGCGAGCCCGCGGCGCGTCGCCGTCTGCACGAGTTCCTGACCGAGGACAGCTCGTCGTACGAGGCCGCCCGCAACACCCCGTCGGCCGGGGCGACCTCGCTGCTGTCGCCGCGGCTGCGCTGGGGCGAGCTGAGCCCGCACACGATCTGGCACGAGTCGGTGCAGGCCGGTGTCGGCGGCATGTTCCTGTCGGAGCTCGGATGGCGCGAGTTCGCGTGGCACACCCTGTTCCACTTCCCCGATCTCGCGACGAAGAACCTGCGCCGCGACTTCGACGCGTTCCCGTGGCCGACGCCGGATCCGGAGCACCTCTCCGCGTGGCAGCAGGGCCGCACCGGCTTCGCCATCGTCGACGCCGGCATGCGGGAGCTCTGGCAGACCGGCTACATGCACAACCGCGTGCGCATGGTGACGGCGTCGTTCCTGATCAAGAACCTTCTGATCGACTGGCGCATCGGCGAGGAGTGGTTCTGGGACACGCTCGTCGACGCCGACGGCGCCAGCAACTCGTTCAACTGGCAGTGGGTCGCGGGCTCGGGCGCCGATGCGGCCCCGTACTTCCGCATCTTCAACCCCGAGCTGCAGGCGAAGAAGTTCGATCCGGCGTCGCGCTACATCGCCGAGTGGGCACCCGATCACGTCTCCGACTCGCCTCCGCCGCAGATCGTCGATCTCGGCGAGACGCGGAAGGCGGCGCTGCAGGCGTACGAGGCCGTGAAGGGCGCGTCGCGGCGCTGA
- a CDS encoding MsnO8 family LLM class oxidoreductase produces the protein MSTSAAPALSVLDLVPVRTGQTSAQAVAASLSVATAADAAGYRRYWFAEHHNMPAVASTTPPVLMAAAAARTARIRVGSGGMMLPNHSPLVVAEQFAALEALAPGRIDLGIGRAPGSDPVITQLLRQSGTTSDVERFPDHVADILSLVSADGATLRFTSGRDYAVRATPAATGTPDVWLLGSSDYSARLAASMGLPYVFANHFSGEGLERALDLYRTGFQPSATLAAPRTFLTVNAVAAPTAEEAEERSLPNQRMMARLRSNMPLVPLETVEESLARADDFDAMTRSIMTSGRAKWFVGTGADVASELLAFAARHEVDEVMISPIAGSYENEPMDAAPGRVQTIELIAAALAPAMAAA, from the coding sequence ATGAGCACTTCAGCCGCCCCCGCCCTGTCCGTCCTCGACCTCGTGCCCGTCCGCACGGGTCAGACGAGCGCGCAGGCCGTCGCCGCCTCCCTGAGCGTCGCCACGGCAGCCGACGCCGCCGGCTACCGGCGGTACTGGTTCGCGGAGCACCACAACATGCCCGCCGTGGCCTCGACGACGCCGCCCGTGCTGATGGCGGCCGCCGCAGCGCGCACCGCGCGCATCCGGGTCGGATCGGGCGGCATGATGCTCCCCAACCACTCGCCCCTCGTCGTCGCCGAGCAGTTCGCCGCGCTCGAGGCCCTCGCTCCCGGCCGCATCGACCTCGGCATCGGGCGTGCGCCCGGCAGCGACCCCGTCATCACCCAGCTGCTGCGGCAGTCGGGCACCACGAGCGACGTCGAGCGCTTTCCCGACCACGTCGCCGACATCCTGTCGCTCGTCTCCGCCGACGGCGCGACCCTGCGCTTCACCTCGGGCCGCGACTACGCCGTGCGCGCGACGCCTGCCGCGACCGGCACCCCCGACGTGTGGCTGCTGGGCTCGAGCGACTACTCGGCGCGACTCGCCGCATCGATGGGCCTGCCCTACGTCTTCGCCAACCACTTCTCCGGCGAGGGACTCGAGCGCGCGCTCGACCTCTACCGCACCGGCTTCCAGCCGAGCGCGACGCTCGCGGCGCCGCGGACCTTCCTCACCGTCAACGCCGTCGCCGCCCCCACGGCGGAGGAGGCGGAGGAGCGCTCGCTCCCGAACCAGCGGATGATGGCGCGGCTGCGCTCGAACATGCCGCTCGTGCCGCTCGAGACGGTGGAGGAGTCGCTGGCCCGCGCCGACGACTTCGACGCGATGACCCGCTCGATCATGACCTCGGGCCGCGCCAAGTGGTTCGTGGGGACCGGTGCGGACGTGGCATCCGAACTGCTCGCCTTCGCCGCCAGGCACGAGGTCGACGAGGTGATGATCTCGCCCATCGCCGGGTCGTACGAGAACGAGCCGATGGATGCCGCACCCGGCCGCGTGCAGACGATCGAGCTCATCGCGGCCGCGCTCGCGCCGGCGATGGCCGCGGCCTGA
- the pheA gene encoding prephenate dehydratase translates to MTSDSPPPRRTYSYLGPAGTFTEAALAQVPEARDQQWRSVRNVGEALDDVLEGRSDAAMIAIENSVDGGVSVAQDALATIPGLRIVGEYLVSVDFVLVARPGTRLEDVSLIAAHPVAYAQCLRWLTGALPGHAHIPAASNVASAVGLLDGSSDADAAIAPPGILDHYELEPLARSIGDNPDAVTRFVLVSRTVTPPPPTGADKTSLIVELPEDHPGALLELLEQFATRGINLSLLASRPIGDALGRYRFVIDADGHVEDERMADALLGLRRFSPRVVFLGSYPRADRAVIRYPERYSDDVFVEARDWLRGLLSGEPEA, encoded by the coding sequence GTGACTTCGGACAGCCCGCCCCCGCGCCGTACCTACAGCTACCTGGGGCCGGCGGGCACCTTCACGGAGGCCGCGCTCGCGCAGGTGCCGGAGGCCCGCGATCAGCAGTGGCGCTCGGTGCGCAACGTCGGCGAGGCGCTCGACGACGTGCTCGAGGGGCGCTCGGACGCCGCGATGATCGCGATCGAGAACTCCGTCGACGGCGGGGTCTCGGTGGCCCAGGACGCCCTCGCCACCATTCCCGGGCTGCGCATCGTGGGGGAGTACCTCGTCTCCGTCGATTTCGTGCTCGTCGCCCGGCCCGGCACGCGACTCGAGGACGTCTCGCTCATCGCCGCGCACCCCGTCGCCTATGCGCAGTGCCTCCGGTGGCTCACCGGCGCGCTCCCGGGCCACGCGCACATCCCCGCGGCCAGCAACGTCGCGAGTGCCGTCGGTCTGCTCGACGGCAGCAGCGACGCGGATGCCGCGATCGCCCCTCCTGGGATCCTCGATCACTACGAGCTCGAGCCGCTCGCGCGCAGCATCGGCGACAACCCCGACGCGGTGACCCGGTTCGTGCTGGTCAGCCGCACGGTCACGCCGCCGCCGCCCACCGGCGCGGACAAGACGTCGCTCATCGTCGAGCTGCCCGAGGACCATCCGGGCGCGCTGCTCGAGCTCCTCGAGCAGTTCGCCACCCGCGGGATCAACCTGAGTCTTCTCGCCTCGCGCCCGATCGGCGACGCCCTCGGCCGGTACCGCTTCGTCATCGACGCCGACGGTCACGTCGAGGACGAGCGGATGGCGGACGCCCTGCTGGGTCTCCGGCGCTTCAGCCCGCGCGTCGTGTTCCTCGGGTCGTACCCCCGCGCGGACCGCGCGGTCATCCGCTACCCCGAGCGCTACTCCGACGACGTGTTCGTCGAGGCGCGCGACTGGCTGCGCGGCCTCCTCAGCGGCGAACCCGAGGCGTGA
- a CDS encoding EamA family transporter, translating into MSRRDMILAAMVASFWGFNFVVIDWGMAGIPPLLFVAIRFLAVALMVVVVPRPAASWSTIIGVGLFMSLGQFGLLYTSLAFGLQPGLAALLMQAQAVFTIVIAAGVLRERPTVAQSIGVAVGILGLAIVAAGRGGDAPALAVVLALAAALSWAIGNVIARRAGVVTGRGPLGALSLTVWSALVVPVPALVLALAVDGPTAVGAGLAAFGWRPAVSTLYTAVVCTVIGYAVFNSLLARNRSAAVVPWVLLAPVVAMAAAALLLGQIPNAAEVVGGIVLVVGVLLTSLRWRMPRPAPWAPERAREQSPPTGPPVTEEAVPPRLG; encoded by the coding sequence GTGAGCAGACGTGACATGATCCTGGCCGCGATGGTGGCGTCCTTCTGGGGCTTCAACTTCGTGGTCATCGACTGGGGGATGGCGGGCATACCGCCGCTGCTGTTCGTCGCGATCCGCTTCCTCGCGGTGGCGCTCATGGTCGTCGTGGTGCCGCGGCCCGCAGCATCCTGGAGCACCATCATCGGCGTCGGCCTCTTCATGAGCCTCGGACAGTTCGGGCTCCTCTATACGTCGCTCGCGTTCGGTCTTCAGCCGGGCCTGGCCGCGCTCCTGATGCAGGCGCAGGCGGTGTTCACGATCGTCATCGCCGCGGGGGTGCTGCGGGAGCGCCCGACCGTGGCGCAGTCGATCGGCGTCGCCGTCGGCATCCTCGGCCTCGCGATCGTCGCCGCCGGTCGCGGCGGCGACGCCCCCGCGCTCGCCGTCGTGCTCGCTCTGGCAGCGGCGCTGTCGTGGGCGATCGGCAACGTGATCGCCCGTCGCGCCGGGGTGGTGACGGGCCGCGGTCCGCTGGGCGCGCTCTCGCTCACGGTGTGGTCGGCCCTCGTCGTGCCGGTGCCCGCCCTCGTGCTGGCGCTCGCCGTCGACGGTCCCACCGCCGTCGGCGCGGGTCTGGCGGCGTTCGGCTGGCGGCCTGCGGTCTCGACGCTCTACACCGCGGTCGTGTGCACCGTCATCGGCTACGCCGTCTTCAACAGCCTCCTCGCGCGCAACCGCTCGGCGGCCGTCGTCCCGTGGGTGCTGCTGGCTCCGGTCGTCGCGATGGCCGCCGCCGCGCTGCTGCTCGGGCAGATCCCGAACGCGGCGGAGGTCGTCGGCGGCATCGTGCTGGTCGTGGGCGTGCTCCTCACGAGCCTGCGGTGGCGGATGCCGCGGCCCGCACCGTGGGCGCCGGAACGGGCCCGCGAGCAGTCCCCGCCGACCGGGCCGCCGGTCACGGAGGAGGCGGTGCCGCCGCGGCTAGGCTGA
- a CDS encoding LysR family transcriptional regulator — protein MIDLDAVVSLRAVATQGSVVAAAAALGYTPSAVSQQVKRLERETGVTLLERVGRGVVLSEAGTRLVVASTPILADLERLRADLQLTAATASLVGEVRLAAFSTVVRGLVVPVVAELGRQHPGLSLPLRESEPWETIALVASGQRDLGVVHRWGGVALAMPEPLVETPLFTDMADVILRRDHPLADRDVLHPHDLADERWVATFEATICRQWLRRLFDGVPHAPRIVHESMEFPNHIEIVRAGLAVALVPRLGRGDLGPDLVAIPTADPASTRDVVAVHRRTQADSPALRAALDALVARAASLGS, from the coding sequence ATGATCGACCTCGACGCCGTCGTCTCCCTTCGCGCGGTCGCCACCCAGGGCAGCGTCGTGGCCGCCGCGGCCGCGCTCGGCTACACGCCCTCCGCCGTGTCTCAGCAGGTGAAGCGCCTGGAGCGCGAGACGGGCGTCACCCTCTTGGAGCGGGTCGGTCGCGGCGTGGTGCTGTCCGAGGCGGGCACACGGCTCGTCGTGGCGTCGACGCCGATCCTCGCCGACCTCGAGCGGCTGCGCGCCGACCTGCAGCTCACCGCCGCTACCGCGTCGCTCGTCGGCGAGGTGCGGCTCGCGGCGTTCTCGACGGTCGTGCGCGGTCTGGTCGTCCCCGTCGTCGCGGAGCTGGGGCGGCAGCATCCGGGTCTCTCGCTCCCGCTGCGCGAGAGCGAGCCGTGGGAGACCATCGCCCTGGTCGCGTCGGGACAGCGCGACCTCGGCGTCGTGCACCGCTGGGGCGGCGTCGCGCTCGCGATGCCGGAGCCGCTCGTCGAGACGCCGCTGTTCACCGACATGGCGGACGTCATCCTGCGGCGCGACCACCCGCTGGCCGATCGCGACGTGCTCCACCCGCATGACCTCGCCGACGAGCGCTGGGTCGCGACCTTCGAGGCGACGATCTGCCGGCAGTGGCTGCGGCGGCTCTTCGACGGCGTGCCCCATGCCCCGCGCATCGTGCACGAGTCGATGGAGTTCCCGAACCACATCGAGATCGTGCGCGCCGGACTGGCCGTCGCCCTGGTGCCCCGGCTCGGTCGCGGCGATCTCGGACCCGATCTCGTCGCGATCCCCACCGCCGACCCGGCGTCGACGCGGGACGTGGTCGCGGTGCACCGGCGCACCCAGGCGGACTCCCCCGCGCTCCGCGCCGCCCTCGACGCCCTCGTCGCGCGCGCCGCGTCGCTCGGCTCCTGA
- the pgm gene encoding phosphoglucomutase (alpha-D-glucose-1,6-bisphosphate-dependent) has protein sequence MSRAGQPAEASDLIDVDELISAYYDRKPDASIPEQRVAFGTSGHRGSSLSTSFNEDHILATTQAIVDYRTAQGIAGPLFLGRDTHGLSLPAERSAVEVLVANGVDVRLDSRDSWVPTPALSHAILAYNKGRALDDPGRSDGIVVTPSHNPPRDGGFKYNPPNGGPADTDATGWIANRANELISAGLEGVNRTALKDIDADTLGAYDFRDGYVRDLVNIIDVEAIARAGVRIGADPLGGASVEYWAHIAEVYGLDLTVVNPDVDPTWKFMTLDWDEKIRMDPSSPSAMASLVERRNEYDILTGNDADADRHGIVTPDAGLMNPNHYLAVAIDYLFSHRDGWPADAAVGKTLVSSMIIDKVADALGRTLLEVPVGFKWFVPGLLDGSVAFGGEESAGASFLRKDGTVWTTDKDGILLCLLAAEILAVTGKTPSQRYAELEQQFGSSAYQRVDAPASPAQKAQLAKLSPEAVSATELAGETITAKLSHAPGNGAAIGGLKVQTEHAWFAARPSGTEDVYKLYAESLRGEDHLREVQEEARAVVSAALGG, from the coding sequence ATGAGCCGCGCAGGACAGCCAGCCGAAGCATCCGATCTCATCGACGTCGATGAGCTGATCTCCGCCTACTACGACCGCAAGCCCGACGCCTCGATTCCGGAGCAGCGCGTGGCGTTCGGCACCAGCGGGCACCGCGGGTCGAGCCTGTCGACCAGCTTCAACGAGGACCACATCCTCGCCACCACGCAGGCCATCGTCGACTACCGCACGGCGCAGGGCATCGCCGGGCCGCTCTTTCTCGGCCGCGACACGCACGGGCTCTCACTCCCCGCCGAGCGCAGCGCCGTCGAGGTGCTCGTCGCGAACGGCGTCGACGTGCGGCTCGACTCGCGTGACTCGTGGGTGCCGACGCCTGCTCTCAGCCACGCGATCCTCGCCTACAACAAGGGCCGCGCGCTCGATGACCCGGGCCGCTCCGACGGCATCGTCGTCACCCCCAGCCACAACCCGCCGCGCGACGGCGGCTTCAAGTACAACCCGCCGAACGGCGGCCCCGCCGACACCGACGCCACCGGGTGGATCGCGAACCGCGCCAACGAGCTGATCTCCGCGGGACTCGAGGGCGTCAACCGCACGGCGCTCAAGGACATCGACGCCGACACGCTCGGCGCGTACGACTTCCGCGACGGCTACGTGCGCGACCTCGTGAACATCATCGACGTCGAGGCCATCGCCCGCGCGGGCGTGCGCATCGGCGCGGATCCGCTGGGCGGGGCATCCGTCGAGTACTGGGCCCACATCGCGGAGGTCTACGGGCTCGACCTGACGGTCGTGAACCCCGACGTCGACCCGACGTGGAAGTTCATGACGCTGGACTGGGACGAGAAGATCCGCATGGATCCGTCCTCACCCTCCGCCATGGCGTCGCTCGTCGAGCGCCGGAACGAGTACGACATCCTCACGGGCAACGACGCCGACGCCGACCGGCACGGCATCGTCACGCCCGACGCGGGCCTGATGAACCCGAACCACTATCTCGCGGTGGCGATCGACTACCTGTTCTCGCACCGTGACGGCTGGCCGGCGGATGCCGCGGTGGGCAAGACCCTCGTGTCGTCGATGATCATCGACAAGGTCGCCGACGCGCTCGGCCGGACGCTGCTCGAGGTGCCGGTCGGCTTCAAGTGGTTCGTGCCGGGCCTGCTCGACGGATCCGTCGCCTTCGGCGGCGAGGAGTCGGCCGGGGCGTCGTTCCTGCGCAAGGACGGCACCGTCTGGACGACCGACAAGGACGGCATCCTGCTGTGCCTGCTCGCGGCGGAGATCCTCGCCGTCACGGGCAAGACCCCGTCGCAGCGCTACGCGGAGCTCGAGCAGCAGTTCGGCTCGTCGGCGTACCAGCGGGTGGATGCGCCCGCCAGCCCGGCGCAGAAGGCTCAGCTCGCGAAGCTCTCGCCCGAGGCCGTCAGTGCCACGGAGCTCGCCGGTGAGACCATCACCGCGAAGCTGTCGCACGCCCCGGGCAACGGCGCGGCGATCGGCGGGCTGAAGGTGCAGACCGAGCACGCGTGGTTCGCCGCGCGGCCGTCGGGCACCGAGGACGTCTACAAGCTGTACGCCGAGTCGCTCCGCGGAGAGGACCATCTGCGCGAGGTGCAGGAGGAGGCCCGTGCGGTCGTCTCGGCGGCGCTCGGCGGCTGA